Proteins encoded together in one Campylobacter peloridis LMG 23910 window:
- the thiF gene encoding thiamine biosynthesis protein ThiF: MMKIKFNGSMVNTAFKNTLEFFQSVSKNENDVWIVNGFATKENLDLKENDELFCIEKNTLPPYEALDAMMRARHTPKLHDKLKKASVAICGLGGLGSHIAINLARSGVGRLHLIDFDVIEPSNLNRQAYMIEDLGKFKAEALKEQISKINPFIEVFAQVLKIEKENIAELFINDDIVCEAFDSAKYKALLAQNFHKFYPQKPLICGSGLAGYGDSNSIQTRKIAKNFYVCGDLKNEAKVGNGLMAPRVNICAGHQANLVLELLVGE, from the coding sequence TTGATGAAAATTAAATTTAATGGTAGTATGGTAAATACAGCTTTTAAAAACACTTTGGAATTTTTTCAAAGTGTGAGTAAAAATGAAAATGATGTGTGGATAGTCAATGGTTTTGCGACAAAAGAAAATTTAGATTTAAAAGAAAATGATGAGCTTTTTTGTATAGAAAAAAACACTTTGCCCCCTTATGAAGCTCTTGATGCGATGATGAGAGCAAGACATACTCCAAAATTGCATGATAAATTAAAAAAAGCAAGTGTGGCAATTTGTGGGCTTGGTGGACTTGGCTCGCATATAGCTATAAATTTGGCAAGAAGTGGGGTTGGTAGGCTTCATTTGATTGATTTTGATGTAATTGAGCCAAGCAATCTTAACCGCCAAGCTTATATGATAGAAGATTTAGGCAAATTTAAAGCTGAAGCTTTAAAAGAACAAATTAGCAAGATTAATCCTTTTATAGAAGTGTTTGCACAAGTTTTAAAAATAGAAAAAGAAAACATAGCCGAGCTTTTTATAAATGATGATATAGTTTGTGAAGCCTTTGATAGTGCAAAATATAAAGCCCTTTTAGCACAAAATTTTCATAAATTTTATCCACAAAAACCATTAATTTGTGGTTCTGGTTTAGCAGGTTATGGAGATAGCAATAGCATACAAACAAGAAAAATAGCAAAAAATTTTTATGTGTGCGGGGATTTAAAAAATGAAGCAAAAGTAGGCAATGGACTTATGGCTCCGCGTGTAAATATTTGCGCAGGACATCAAGCAAATTTAGTTTTAGAGCTTTTAGTGGGTGAGTAA
- the dapE gene encoding succinyl-diaminopimelate desuccinylase gives MQVVEIFKELVKFKSITPDDDGALNYIAVELSDFEAFFIEKEGVKNLLLTKKFSDDGVHLAFGGHVDVVPAGEGWSSNAFEPLEKDGFIYARGAQDMKSGVAAFMCAAKEAENFKGRISLILTSDEEGEAKFGTLEVLKFMQEKNMLPDFAVVAEPTCDKKFGDSIKIGRRGSINAKLLIKGKQGHVAYPQKCINPVHNFAFALKFLAGFDLDPGDEVFAPSKIVITDIRGGMEVCNVTPNDLKLMFNVRNSPQTSLEDVKAYVEKICEGLDYELCINQSSKPFLTQNDSKIVQKLNESVQKITQVVPELNTKGGTSDARYFAEFGVKVVEFGVCNDRIHAIDERVSIEELEKLYLIFKDLIENFN, from the coding sequence ATGCAAGTAGTTGAAATTTTTAAAGAATTGGTTAAATTTAAATCCATTACCCCAGATGATGATGGTGCGTTAAATTACATCGCAGTGGAGTTAAGCGATTTTGAAGCTTTTTTTATAGAAAAAGAAGGGGTTAAAAACCTTTTGCTGACTAAAAAATTTAGCGATGATGGCGTGCATTTAGCTTTTGGCGGGCATGTTGATGTAGTGCCTGCGGGTGAGGGTTGGAGTAGTAATGCTTTTGAACCTTTGGAAAAAGATGGATTTATCTATGCAAGAGGCGCACAAGATATGAAAAGTGGTGTGGCTGCTTTTATGTGTGCGGCTAAAGAAGCTGAAAATTTCAAAGGAAGAATTTCGCTTATTTTAACATCTGATGAAGAGGGTGAGGCCAAATTTGGCACGCTTGAAGTGCTTAAATTTATGCAAGAAAAAAATATGCTACCTGATTTTGCTGTGGTTGCTGAGCCAACTTGTGATAAAAAATTTGGAGATAGTATTAAAATAGGGCGTCGTGGTTCTATTAATGCAAAATTACTCATTAAAGGCAAACAAGGCCATGTAGCATACCCGCAAAAATGCATTAATCCTGTGCATAATTTTGCTTTTGCGTTGAAATTTTTAGCAGGGTTTGATCTTGATCCAGGTGATGAGGTTTTTGCACCATCTAAAATCGTTATCACCGATATACGCGGTGGTATGGAAGTGTGTAATGTCACTCCAAATGATTTAAAATTAATGTTTAATGTAAGAAATTCTCCACAAACTAGCCTAGAAGATGTAAAAGCTTATGTGGAAAAAATTTGCGAAGGGCTTGATTATGAGCTTTGTATAAATCAAAGTTCTAAGCCATTTTTAACTCAAAATGATTCTAAAATCGTGCAAAAGTTAAATGAAAGCGTGCAAAAAATCACCCAAGTGGTGCCAGAGCTTAACACTAAAGGTGGCACAAGTGATGCAAGATATTTTGCTGAGTTTGGCGTGAAGGTTGTGGAATTTGGCGTGTGTAATGATAGAATTCATGCTATTGATGAAAGAGTTAGCATAGAAGAGCTTGAAAAATTGTATTTGATTTTTAAAGATTTGATAGAGAATTTTAACTAG
- the thiH gene encoding 2-iminoacetate synthase ThiH: MQFYPHMQKIESEILTKVFDALKNFDESKIKPLDVKKALSKDYLNSEDLNILLSSTAQDFIEDLAQKANLITQRNFGNSRSIFTPLYLSNFCNSKCTYCGFQKGNKIKRAKLNEAEIHKEMQEIKKSGLEEILLLTGEGREYASVEYLAKACKIAKEYFKVVGVEVYPMNVDEYALLHEKGCEYVSVYQETYNIKKYSKIHIEGEKSVFEYRFDAQERALKAGMRGVAFGALLGIDDFRKDAFATALHAYFLQQKYPHAEISLSTPRLRPILNNKKIHPKDVSQTRLLQVLCAYRLFLPFANITISTREDADFRDGVIKFVATKLSAGVSVGIGEHQGNKKGDDQFQISDIRSVDEVLAMLKNANLQAIMSDNIYVG, translated from the coding sequence ATGCAATTTTATCCTCACATGCAAAAAATTGAAAGTGAAATTTTAACCAAGGTTTTTGATGCACTTAAAAATTTCGATGAAAGTAAAATCAAACCTTTAGATGTTAAAAAAGCTTTGAGTAAGGATTATTTAAATTCAGAGGATTTAAACATTTTACTTTCAAGCACAGCGCAAGATTTTATAGAAGATTTAGCACAAAAAGCAAATTTAATCACCCAAAGGAATTTTGGAAATTCAAGAAGTATTTTTACCCCCTTGTATTTGTCTAATTTTTGCAATAGCAAATGCACATATTGTGGCTTTCAAAAGGGTAATAAAATCAAACGCGCCAAGCTAAATGAGGCTGAAATTCACAAAGAAATGCAAGAGATTAAAAAAAGTGGCTTGGAAGAAATTTTACTTTTAACGGGTGAGGGTAGAGAGTATGCTAGTGTGGAGTATCTTGCTAAAGCTTGCAAGATAGCAAAAGAGTATTTTAAAGTCGTTGGAGTTGAAGTTTATCCTATGAATGTAGATGAGTATGCACTGCTTCATGAAAAAGGTTGTGAGTATGTAAGTGTTTATCAAGAAACTTACAATATCAAAAAATATTCTAAAATTCATATTGAAGGTGAAAAAAGTGTTTTTGAGTATCGTTTTGATGCGCAAGAGCGTGCTTTAAAAGCAGGTATGAGAGGGGTTGCTTTTGGGGCTTTACTTGGCATAGATGATTTTAGAAAAGATGCTTTTGCTACGGCTTTGCATGCGTATTTTTTACAGCAAAAATACCCTCATGCTGAAATTTCATTATCCACTCCAAGATTAAGGCCTATTTTAAATAATAAAAAAATTCATCCCAAAGATGTAAGCCAAACAAGACTTTTGCAAGTATTGTGTGCTTATAGATTATTTTTGCCATTTGCAAATATCACCATTTCAACGCGAGAAGATGCAGATTTTAGAGATGGGGTGATTAAATTTGTGGCTACGAAATTAAGCGCTGGAGTAAGTGTGGGCATAGGAGAACACCAAGGCAATAAAAAAGGCGATGATCAGTTTCAAATCAGCGATATACGCAGCGTTGATGAGGTTTTAGCTATGCTAAAAAATGCAAATTTGCAAGCTATAATGAGTGATAATATCTATGTGGGATAA
- a CDS encoding LysE family transporter, whose protein sequence is MLEAILHGIILGMGVAVPFGPVNILILNTALSSFKNAFCVGLGALSADIVFLILINLGLLSFANNEIFNKILAVFGFFFLSFMVFLMLKKTRNVNLNKVHKTHPLKGFSKGFFLNITNPYVIGFWLSVAGLSMQSKNSFALLFGLVGFIVFWVFTLSFFVSKFKALVKDKHIFYINLFSAIILEYFALSLLYKAFIG, encoded by the coding sequence ATGTTAGAAGCGATTTTACATGGAATTATTTTAGGTATGGGCGTTGCTGTGCCTTTTGGGCCTGTGAATATTTTGATTTTAAATACAGCCTTATCATCTTTTAAAAATGCTTTTTGTGTAGGACTTGGAGCTTTAAGTGCGGATATAGTTTTTTTAATTTTAATTAATCTTGGGCTTTTAAGTTTTGCAAATAATGAAATTTTTAATAAAATACTAGCTGTTTTTGGATTTTTCTTTCTAAGTTTTATGGTGTTTTTAATGCTAAAAAAAACAAGAAATGTTAATCTAAATAAAGTTCATAAAACACATCCTCTAAAGGGTTTTAGTAAAGGATTTTTTTTAAATATTACAAATCCTTATGTGATAGGTTTTTGGTTGAGTGTAGCAGGACTTAGTATGCAAAGTAAAAATTCTTTTGCTTTGCTTTTTGGTTTGGTTGGATTTATTGTGTTTTGGGTTTTTACTTTATCTTTTTTTGTATCTAAATTTAAGGCTCTTGTAAAAGATAAACATATATTTTATATCAACCTTTTTTCAGCAATCATTTTAGAGTATTTTGCTCTTTCATTATTGTATAAAGCTTTTATAGGATAA
- a CDS encoding thiamine phosphate synthase — protein sequence MWDKKIIAISTDFSTQDDAINFVEKLSKSSVDALVLRQKQLDEDGYYALAKEVLKICAKKNLHCILHNFYRQSLKLNHRFFHAPLNLLNQEPNLYKYFHSLGTSIHSKEELELAYKFKVNYAFFGHVFQSACKANLKPKGIEELKAMLKISKIPLYAIGGINTQTILQLKNLNIAGVCIREAFYKSENLKDYVLECKNLLTQKRVKRLKPEEICNYC from the coding sequence ATGTGGGATAAAAAAATTATTGCCATTAGCACTGATTTTAGCACTCAAGATGATGCTATAAATTTTGTTGAAAAATTAAGTAAAAGCAGTGTTGATGCTCTAGTTTTAAGGCAAAAACAATTAGATGAGGATGGTTATTATGCCTTAGCAAAAGAAGTTTTAAAAATTTGTGCGAAAAAAAACCTTCATTGTATTTTGCATAATTTTTATAGGCAAAGTTTAAAATTAAATCATCGTTTTTTTCACGCGCCTTTAAATTTATTAAATCAAGAACCAAATCTTTATAAATATTTTCATAGTTTAGGCACTTCCATACACTCTAAAGAAGAATTAGAATTAGCTTATAAATTTAAAGTTAATTATGCTTTTTTTGGCCATGTTTTTCAAAGTGCATGCAAGGCTAATTTAAAGCCAAAGGGTATAGAAGAATTAAAAGCTATGCTAAAAATCTCAAAAATTCCCCTTTATGCTATAGGTGGGATAAATACTCAGACTATATTGCAATTAAAAAATTTAAATATAGCGGGTGTATGTATAAGAGAAGCTTTTTATAAAAGTGAAAATTTAAAAGATTATGTTTTAGAATGTAAAAATCTTTTAACCCAAAAAAGGGTTAAAAGATTAAAGCCAGAAGAAATATGCAATTACTGCTAA
- a CDS encoding SLC13 family permease → MSSNTKTLIVIADLVLFIALLYFSPFGETKVNQGLSLLIFIAILWLSEALHVTITAILVPVLAAILGLLPTPKALAGFADSNIFLFFGGFALAAAMHHQKLDKMIAHKILTLAKGHLGLSSLYIFITTAFLSMWMSNTATAAMMLPLAIGMLASLDPEKERNTYVFILLGIAFSASIGGIGTIVGTPPNAIVATQLHISFAQWLQYGIPIVLIFLPAMIFILYFMFKPKFNMQVNLHTEHIELTRPRIITLVIFLAVALSWIFSSKISPIITSIFGHKIANLDSIIALLAAILVCSFRVIDWKSIQKNTDWGVLMLFGGGITLSIVLKDSGASKVMADTMISFIENGHLFIIGLIVALFIVFLTEFTSNTASAALLVPLFISIAETLGVPALGLALIIAIGASCAFMLPVATPPNAIVFGTGHIKQQEMVKVGIVLNIFCSVALAVIAYFFWL, encoded by the coding sequence ATGAGTTCAAATACAAAAACACTGATCGTTATAGCAGATTTGGTGCTTTTCATTGCCTTGCTTTATTTTTCGCCTTTTGGAGAAACCAAGGTTAATCAAGGTTTATCTTTGCTAATTTTTATAGCAATACTTTGGCTTAGTGAAGCCTTGCATGTTACAATTACAGCTATTTTAGTTCCTGTTTTGGCTGCTATTTTGGGTTTATTGCCTACACCAAAAGCGTTGGCAGGCTTTGCTGATTCTAATATATTTTTGTTTTTTGGGGGTTTTGCTTTAGCTGCTGCAATGCATCATCAAAAACTAGACAAAATGATTGCACATAAAATTCTTACATTAGCAAAGGGACATTTAGGATTATCAAGTTTATATATTTTCATAACAACTGCATTTTTATCTATGTGGATGAGTAATACCGCAACAGCTGCTATGATGCTTCCACTTGCCATAGGTATGTTAGCTTCACTTGATCCTGAAAAAGAAAGAAATACTTATGTTTTTATACTTTTAGGTATAGCCTTTAGTGCTAGTATAGGTGGTATAGGAACTATAGTAGGAACTCCTCCAAATGCTATAGTTGCTACTCAATTACACATTAGCTTCGCACAATGGCTTCAATATGGAATTCCTATTGTTTTGATTTTTTTACCTGCAATGATTTTTATCTTATATTTTATGTTTAAACCTAAATTTAATATGCAAGTAAATCTTCATACTGAACATATAGAATTAACAAGACCTAGAATTATCACTTTGGTTATCTTTTTAGCTGTAGCATTATCTTGGATTTTTAGTAGCAAAATTAGCCCAATTATCACAAGTATCTTTGGACATAAAATAGCAAACCTTGATTCAATCATTGCATTATTAGCTGCTATTTTAGTTTGTAGTTTTAGGGTTATTGATTGGAAAAGTATTCAAAAAAATACAGATTGGGGTGTTTTGATGCTTTTTGGTGGTGGTATAACGCTAAGTATTGTGTTAAAAGATTCAGGAGCAAGTAAAGTAATGGCTGATACTATGATTTCTTTTATAGAGAATGGACATTTGTTTATCATAGGCTTAATAGTAGCCCTTTTTATAGTATTTTTAACAGAATTTACTTCAAATACCGCTTCAGCAGCTTTGCTTGTGCCTTTATTTATATCTATAGCAGAGACTTTAGGGGTTCCTGCTTTAGGACTTGCATTAATCATTGCTATAGGCGCTTCTTGTGCTTTTATGCTACCAGTTGCAACACCGCCAAATGCTATAGTATTTGGAACAGGCCATATCAAACAACAAGAAATGGTAAAAGTAGGAATAGTTTTAAATATTTTCTGCTCTGTAGCTTTAGCAGTAATTGCATATTTCTTCTGGCTTTAA
- a CDS encoding ThiGH complex, thiazole synthase subunit ThiG: MDKLKIGKHEFNSRFILGSGKFSFELIKSAIEEAKVEIITLALRRVNDKGIENILDFIPKHIKLLPNTSGARNANEALRIAKLARELGCGDMIKVEVIGDSKYLLPDNYESIKATELLANEGFTPLVYMYPDLYAARAMVSAGAAAIMPLGSPIGSNKGLKTKEFIQILLNEIALPIIVDAGLANPAQASEAMQMGVSAVMANTAIAQAKDVALMAKAFALAIKAGRMGYLAGLASEAMPSASSPLSGFLRD; the protein is encoded by the coding sequence ATGGATAAATTAAAAATAGGAAAACATGAGTTTAATTCTCGTTTTATTTTAGGTTCTGGAAAATTTTCTTTTGAGCTTATAAAATCAGCCATAGAAGAAGCTAAGGTAGAAATCATCACTTTAGCTTTACGCAGGGTAAATGATAAAGGCATAGAAAATATACTTGATTTTATCCCAAAGCACATTAAGCTTTTGCCAAATACTTCAGGCGCAAGAAATGCTAATGAAGCTTTGCGTATAGCAAAACTTGCAAGAGAGCTTGGTTGTGGGGATATGATAAAAGTAGAAGTAATTGGCGATAGTAAGTATTTATTGCCAGATAATTATGAAAGCATTAAAGCTACTGAACTTTTAGCAAATGAGGGTTTTACACCTTTAGTTTATATGTATCCTGATTTATATGCAGCCCGTGCTATGGTTAGTGCAGGAGCTGCTGCTATAATGCCACTTGGATCACCCATAGGGAGCAATAAAGGCTTAAAAACTAAAGAATTCATACAAATTTTATTAAATGAAATTGCTTTGCCTATTATAGTAGATGCAGGTTTAGCAAACCCTGCACAAGCAAGTGAGGCTATGCAAATGGGAGTAAGTGCGGTGATGGCAAATACTGCTATAGCACAAGCTAAAGATGTAGCTTTAATGGCAAAAGCTTTTGCTTTGGCTATAAAAGCAGGAAGAATGGGGTATTTAGCAGGTTTAGCAAGTGAGGCTATGCCAAGTGCAAGTTCGCCTTTGAGTGGATTTTTAAGGGATTAA
- the thiS gene encoding sulfur carrier protein ThiS, which translates to MIINGQKLELKELRFMDYVKEKQLKIEFIALELNGEIIPRDKFENLILKENDKAEIVTFVGGG; encoded by the coding sequence ATGATTATTAACGGGCAAAAGCTTGAATTAAAAGAGCTTAGATTTATGGATTATGTTAAAGAAAAGCAATTAAAAATAGAATTTATTGCTTTAGAATTAAATGGAGAAATTATCCCAAGGGATAAATTTGAAAATCTAATTTTAAAAGAAAATGATAAAGCAGAAATTGTTACTTTTGTAGGGGGTGGTTGA